In Rutidosis leptorrhynchoides isolate AG116_Rl617_1_P2 chromosome 2, CSIRO_AGI_Rlap_v1, whole genome shotgun sequence, one genomic interval encodes:
- the LOC139893385 gene encoding DNA mismatch repair protein MSH3 produces the protein MGKQKQQTISRFFAPKPKPSSSPPPPASPPPPSQSPSPKITATVNFSPLKRRRTSEIISPTKKIPKLPSNSDFPEPSKNPTIHQKFVSKLLEPSNDQDLQNDSNLGNKVTLNPKIKYTPLEIQVIELKSKYKDVLLMIEVGYKFRFFDEDAENAARVLGIYAHMDHNFLTASIPTFRLNVHVRRLVSAGYKVGVVKQTETATIKAHGSNKLGPFCRGLSALYTKATLEASEDVGGDDEGCGSCNNYLVCVVDNEIKRGGEGKIDVKIGMVAVEISTGDVIYGEFDDNLLRTGLEAKILSLNPAELLLGDPLSKLTEKFLLGYAGPASNVRVEHASRDRFKDGGALAEVLSAFDQSGDNVSNDTSQVENLELKGKTKCQSAIEAIMGMPDLAVQALALTIDHLKQFGFERILCLGASFQSFSNNVEMTLSANAMQQLEVLKNNTSGSESGTLLECMNHTLTSCGSRLLRHWVSHPLRDRNMITARLDAISEILESMGSTNVTCSPKLHRLLTSVLTNLGRLPDIQRGITRIFHRTATASEFIIVIEAILVSAKQLQQLHVEEDDNGGTIRSSLLRRLTLTASSSSIISTSTRLLSALKKEAAEQRDLSNLFIVSEGQFEEIATARTKVKQATEKLDLLIGLYRKQLKNHNLEFMSVSGSTHLIELALDVKVPSNWVKVNSTKKTVRYHAPEVLTALDHLSLANEELVLVCRSAWHNFLNEFGRYYSEFQGVVQALAAFDCLHSLAILARNKGYSRPVFVDDREHVQICISSGRHPVMENMLQDSFVPNDTNLHAKGEYCQIITGPNMGGKSCYIRQVALIAIMAQIGSFVPASSAKLYVLDNIYTRMGAYDSIQNGRSTFLEELGEASHILDTCTGHSLVILDELGRGTSTHDGVAIAYATLRYLLEQKRCMVLFVTHYPEIVNMTKSLTGCVGSYHVSYLTSQNDERRMNSNGENCDYDDVVYLYKLVPGISERSFGFKVAQLAQLPLSCINRASAMAMKLEEAVNKRRKNKLAQKILQKNDETLDAKAFKEFKEMFSNLNLALSDGADPAESYQCLMHARSLALQLKNR, from the exons ATGGGAAAGCAAAAGCAACAAACCATTTCTCGTTTCTTCGCTCCCAAACCCAAACCCTCATCTTCACCCCCGCCGCCGGCGTCACCGCCACCGCCGTCGCAATCTCCGTCTCCTAAAATCACCGCCACCGTCAATTTTTCCCCTCTGAAACGCCGCCGTACCTCCGAAATTATATCTCCGACCAAAAAAATCCCCAAACTACCCTCCAATTCCGATTTCCCAGAACCATCTAAAAACCCTACCATTCACCAAAAATTTGTAAGCAAACTTTTAGAACCTTCTAATGATCAAGATTTACAAAATGATTCCAATTTAGGTAATAAAGTTACATTAAACCCCAAAATTAAATACACCCCATTAGAGATTCAGGTAATTGAACTTAAATCTAAGTATAAAGATGTGCTTTTGATGATTGAAGTTGGTTACAAATTTAGATTTTTCGATGAAGATGCTGAGAATGCTGCTAGGGTTTTAGGTATATATGCACACATGGATCATAATTTTTTGACTGCTAGTATACCCACTTTTAGACTAAACGTACATGTCAGGAGGTTGGTTAGTGCAGGGTATAAAGTTGGTGTTGTTAAACAGACTGAAACTGCAACTATTAAAGCGCACGGGTCGAATAAGTTGGGTCCATTTTGTCGTGGGTTATCGGCATTGTATACGAAAGCGACATTAGAAGCTTCTGAGGATGTTGGTGGGGATGATGAAGGGTGTGGGTCATGTAATAATTATTTGGTTTGTGTTGTTGATAATGAGATAAAAAGGGGTGGTGAAGGTAAGATTGATGTTAAAATTGGTATGGTGGCTGTTGAGATTTCGACCGGAGATGTTATTTATGGTGAGTTTGATGATAATTTGTTGAGAACTGGGCTCGAGGCTAAGATATTGAGCTTGAATCCTGCTGAATTGCTCCTTGGTGATCCGTTAAGTAAGCTAACAGAAAAG TTTTTATTAGGATATGCCGGGCCCGCTTCAAATGTGAGGGTCGAACATGCCTCACGAGATCGTTTTAAAGACGGAGGTGCACTTGCGGAAGTACTGTCTGCGTTTGATCAGTCGGGAGATAACGTTTCAAACGACACCTCTCAAGTCGAAAATTTGGAGTTGAAGGGAAAAACAAAATGTCAATCAGCAATTGAG GCAATAATGGGCATGCCCGACTTGGCTGTCCAGGCGTTAGCATTAACCATCGATCATCTAAAGCAATTTGGTTTCGAAAGGATTCTGTGCCTAGGAGCTTCGTTTCAGTCATTTTCTAACAATGTGGAGATGACCCTTTCAGCCAATGCTATGCAACAACTAGAG GTTTTGAAGAACAATACCAGTGGATCCGAGTCTGGTACGTTGCTTGAATGTATGAATCACACTCTAACCAGTTGTGGCTCAAGGCTTCTCAGGCACTGG GTGAGTCATCCTCTACGTGACAGAAACATGATAACTGCTCGTCTTGATGCCATTTCTGAGATTCTCGAATCAATGGGTTCTACAAATGTTACTTGTAGCCCCAAACTTCATCGATTGCTTACTTCAGTTTTGACAAATTTAGGAAGATTACCTGATATCCAACGTGGAATTACAAGAATTTTCCATCGTACTGCCACTGCATCTGAG TTCATAATAGTAATTGAGGCCATCTTAGTGTCTGCAAAACAGCTTCAGCAGCTTCATGTGGAAGAAGATGATAATGGTGGGACCATTCGATCTTCGTTGCTGAGAAGGTTGACTTTGACTGCATCGTCATCAAGCATAATTTCTACTTCAACGAGACTACTGTCTGCATTGAAAAAAGAAGCTGCTGAGCAGCGTGATCTTTCCAACCTGTTTATTGTTTCTGAAGGCCAGTTTGAAGAG ATTGCTACGGCAAGGACTAAAGTGAAGCAGGCTACAGAGAAGTTAGATTTATTAATTGGTTTATATCGCAAACAATTGAAAAATCATAATTTGGAGTTCATGAGTGTGTCAGGGTCGACACATTTGATAGag TTGGCGCTAGATGTAAAGGTGCCTTCGAATTGGGTGAAAGTTAACAGTACTAAAAAGACGGTACGCTATCATGCACCGGAAGTGTTGACGGCGTTAGACCATCTATCTTTGGCAAACGAGGAACTCGTTCTTGTTTGTCGATCAGCTTGGCACAACTTTTTAAATGAATTTGGCAGATATTATTCTGAGTTTCAAGGTGTTGTTCAAGCACTAGCAGCCTTTGATTGCTTACACTCTCTCGCTATTCTTGCAAGAAACAAG GGCTATAGCCGACCAGTTTTTGTTGATGATCGTGAACATGTTCAGATTTGTATATCATCAGGGCGTCATCCG GTGATGGAGAATATGTTGCAAGATAGTTTTGTTCCAAACGATACGAATTTGCATGCCAAAGGAGAGTATTGTCAGATTATTACAGGACCAAATATGGGTGGCAAAAGTTGTTATATACGACAAGTGGCTCTCATTGCTATCATGGCACAG ATTGGTTCTTTTGTACCAGCATCATCAGCAAAACTGTACGTGTTAGATAACATCTACACTAGAATGGGAGCTTACGACAGCATCCAAAACGGAAGAAGCACGTTTTTAGAGGAATTGGGTGAGGCTTCACATATACTCGATACTTGCACGGGCCACTCTTTAGTTATTCTCGATGAGCTCGGGAGGGGCACAAGTACACATGACGGAGTCGCAATTGCGTATGCTACGTTACGCTACTTGTTAGAGCAGAAACGATGTATGGTGTTATTTGTCACACATTACCCAGAGATAGTCAACATGACCAAAAGTTTGACTGGCTGTGTGGGGTCGTATCATGTTTCTTATCTGACATCACAAAACGATGAACGTAGAATGAACTCGAATGGTGAGAATTGTGATTATGATGACGTTGTTTACCTTTACAAGCTTGTTCCTGGCATATCAGAAAGAAGCTTTGGATTTAAAGTCGCACAGCTTGCACAG CTGCCTTTGTCATGTATAAATCGAGCCAGTGCGATGGCAATGAAGTTGGAAGAAGCGGTGAACAAGAGACGTAAAAATAAGTTGGCACAAAAGATTTTACAAAAAAATGATGAAACTTTAGATGCAAAGGccttcaaagaatttaaagaaatgttttcgaATTTGAATTTGGCTTTGTCAGATGGTGCTGATCCTGCAGAAAGCTACCAGTGTTTAATGCACGCTAGAAGCCTTGCGCTGCAGTTAAAAAATAGGTAA
- the LOC139893386 gene encoding uncharacterized protein, with product MGGGGEHHGDGHGGDFRSKVWTMSGGPNCRPLHWKRNTAIAMAGIFIVCIPIAMISAKLEQRPHMPVHPVPSQIWCKNFGKKEY from the exons ATGGGCGGAGGAGGTGAACATCACGGCGACGGCCATGGAGGTGATTTCAGGAGCAAGGTTTGGACTATGAGCGGTGGTCCCAACTGTCGTCCTTTGCACTGGAAACGCAACACTGCTATCGCCATGGCTGGTATTTTTATCGTTTGTATCCCAATCGCCATGATATCAGCCAAGCTTGAG CAACGCCCACATATGCCCGTTCACCCAGTTCCATCACAAATATGGTGCAAGAATTTCGGGAAAAAAGAGTATTGA